In Ectothiorhodosinus mongolicus, one DNA window encodes the following:
- the lptA gene encoding lipopolysaccharide transport periplasmic protein LptA, which produces MCRNKSSLFAVLALALLTAAQTVWAQNQNQRQLPIYIESDSATLDDQTGLAVYRGNVVITQGDTVITGDTVKVFAPQRQIEWMTSEGQPATLLTLDEEGQETRANAEHMEYRLQEELAILTRHAVVWQGEDEIRGDRIEYFLNTEQMQVYGGPTGRFQGVFKPREEAEAAP; this is translated from the coding sequence ATGTGCCGCAATAAATCCTCTCTCTTCGCTGTCTTGGCCTTGGCCCTACTCACCGCCGCGCAAACCGTGTGGGCGCAAAACCAAAATCAGCGCCAACTGCCGATCTACATCGAGTCCGACAGCGCCACTCTAGATGATCAAACGGGTCTGGCGGTCTACCGCGGCAACGTCGTGATCACCCAAGGCGACACCGTCATCACTGGCGATACCGTCAAGGTATTCGCGCCGCAGCGCCAGATCGAATGGATGACCTCTGAAGGCCAGCCAGCCACCCTGCTGACCTTGGATGAAGAGGGCCAAGAAACCCGCGCCAATGCCGAGCACATGGAATATCGCCTGCAAGAAGAGTTGGCCATACTCACGCGTCATGCCGTGGTCTGGCAGGGCGAAGATGAAATTCGCGGTGATCGCATCGAGTACTTTTTAAACACCGAACAAATGCAGGTCTATGGCGGCCCCACCGGGCGCTTCCAAGGCGTGTTCAAGCCACGCGAAGAAGCCGAGGCCGCGCCATGA